One Clostridia bacterium genomic region harbors:
- the lepB gene encoding signal peptidase I — translation MVLPSTEQIKTELDRTQYRSRYSRVLRSTIYSLIVVAAIAILVATLWLPVLQIYGTSMEPTLYEGNIVLSIKGSEFETGDIIAFYYNNKILVKRVIGNPGDWIDIDAKGVIYLNNVPLDEPYVDELAIGDCNIKLPYQVPDGRVFVLGDHRATSVDSRNSAVGCVAEEQIVGRLVFRIWPITALTPL, via the coding sequence GTGGTACTGCCGTCTACCGAGCAGATAAAAACAGAGCTTGACAGAACGCAATATCGAAGCAGATACTCAAGGGTGCTTCGCAGCACGATCTATTCGCTTATAGTCGTTGCGGCTATAGCGATACTCGTTGCAACGCTCTGGCTTCCCGTGCTTCAGATATACGGCACTTCCATGGAGCCCACGCTGTATGAGGGGAATATCGTTCTTTCCATAAAGGGAAGCGAATTTGAAACGGGAGATATCATAGCCTTTTACTACAACAACAAGATACTTGTAAAGCGCGTTATAGGAAACCCTGGCGATTGGATAGATATAGACGCAAAAGGCGTTATTTATTTAAACAACGTGCCGCTTGACGAGCCGTATGTCGACGAGCTGGCAATAGGCGACTGCAACATAAAGCTGCCTTATCAGGTGCCTGACGGCAGAGTGTTCGTTTTAGGCGATCACCGCGCCACTTCCGTTGATTCGAGAAATTCAGCCGTAGGATGCGTTGCGGAGGAGCAGATAGTGGGAAGGCTTGTCTTCAGGATATGGCCGATAACGGCGCTTACGCCGCTTTAA
- a CDS encoding DNA repair protein, producing MVKNDLQKLKRAELLQILYEQSRRIDELEEALAEANKKLEDRRLIIENAGSLAEAVVKINQVMEAAQAAAEQYIYNIRQDGGKE from the coding sequence ATGGTAAAAAACGATCTTCAGAAATTAAAAAGAGCGGAGCTTCTTCAGATCCTGTATGAACAGAGCAGGCGTATCGACGAGCTTGAAGAGGCTTTGGCTGAAGCGAATAAAAAGCTTGAGGACCGCAGGCTCATCATAGAGAACGCGGGTTCGCTTGCGGAGGCTGTTGTGAAGATCAATCAGGTAATGGAGGCGGCTCAGGCTGCCGCCGAGCAGTATATTTACAATATAAGGCAGGACGGTGGGAAAGAGTGA